In a single window of the Nodularia spumigena CCY9414 genome:
- a CDS encoding ABC transporter ATP-binding protein produces the protein MAKVHLEDIRRRFNNVTAIEDISFEIPDGEFWVLVGPSGCGKSTILRTIAGLESATSGNLFIGDRLVNNIPARQRDIAMVFQNYALYPHMTVAENIAFGLKMRKVDPKIIQERVVNVARSLSLEHLLDRKPKQLSGGQQQRVALGRAIAREPQVFLLDEPLSNLDAQLRDDTRAELKQLHQQLGITTIYVTHDQVEAMTLADKIVVLDRGRIQQIGDPQSIYALPANHMVATFLGNPPMNILPAIYKNDVFDVSGQSLAVPAVVREKVQLRQGQSFDLGIRPEHITIKIDEPPSRPRAAMPDRAVVRQEEELGGLSVEVKVVEPLGRETLIRASLPGSMGVINIQTSADVRPRPGDRLSLQLDLNQLFVFDTATGDRISPE, from the coding sequence ATGGCAAAAGTTCATTTAGAAGATATTAGGCGTAGATTTAACAATGTCACTGCTATTGAGGACATTAGTTTTGAGATTCCTGATGGAGAGTTTTGGGTTTTAGTCGGACCGTCGGGTTGTGGTAAGTCTACAATTTTACGCACGATCGCCGGGTTGGAATCGGCGACATCTGGTAATCTGTTTATTGGCGATCGCTTGGTCAATAATATCCCCGCTAGACAGCGTGATATAGCGATGGTATTCCAGAATTACGCCCTGTATCCCCACATGACGGTGGCGGAAAATATCGCTTTTGGCTTAAAAATGCGGAAAGTTGACCCCAAGATTATTCAAGAACGCGTGGTGAATGTGGCGCGCTCGCTTTCTCTCGAACATCTACTAGACCGCAAACCCAAACAACTTTCTGGGGGACAGCAACAACGGGTAGCATTAGGACGAGCGATCGCCCGTGAACCACAAGTATTTTTACTTGATGAACCTTTGTCTAATTTAGATGCCCAGTTGCGAGATGATACTAGGGCAGAGTTGAAACAGTTACATCAACAATTAGGCATTACCACGATCTATGTCACTCACGATCAAGTTGAGGCGATGACCTTGGCTGATAAAATTGTGGTGCTAGATCGGGGTAGGATTCAGCAAATTGGTGATCCTCAAAGTATTTATGCACTTCCCGCTAATCACATGGTGGCGACTTTTTTGGGGAATCCTCCCATGAATATTTTACCTGCTATCTACAAAAATGATGTTTTTGATGTGAGTGGACAATCGTTGGCGGTTCCAGCAGTTGTCAGGGAAAAAGTGCAGTTACGTCAGGGTCAAAGTTTTGATTTGGGAATTCGTCCCGAACATATTACAATTAAGATTGACGAACCGCCAAGTCGCCCGCGCGCAGCGATGCCCGACAGGGCTGTAGTACGCCAAGAGGAAGAGTTGGGAGGGTTATCGGTTGAGGTGAAGGTGGTGGAACCTTTGGGAAGGGAAACTTTGATTCGTGCGAGTTTACCCGGTTCAATGGGGGTGATTAATATTCAGACATCTGCTGATGTTCGTCCCCGTCCAGGCGATCGCTTGTCTTTGCAACTTGATTTAAACCAGTTGTTTGTCTTTGACACCGCAACTGGTGACAGAATCTCACCGGAATAA
- a CDS encoding M16 family metallopeptidase, with translation MFNFKLRLGKNKGLFYSLILAVTCLLVSFNFSLAATAAAKHYTELELPPLPEIKLPNNERFVLDNGLVVYLMEDHDLPLVNGTALIRTGDRLEPADKIGLAGFTGAVMRTGGTQTHSADQLNQILEQRAASVETGIGEASGSAGFQSLTEDLETVFDLFAEVLREPVFDEKQLELAKTQARGGIARRNDDPEDIASREFQKLIYGKDSPYARTPEYATLDNISREDLVKFYQEYFHPNNIILGIVGDFEPQKMRSLIQAKFGDWKRSPKMTQPQLSEVKPANTGGVFFVNQPQLTQSSVLMGHIGGKFDNPDYAALDVLNGVLNGFGGRLLNEVRSRQGLAYSVYGYWSPRFDYPGMFIAGGQTRSDATVQFVQALQTEIKRIQAQPVTAQELAFAKESTLNSFVFNFQNPAQTLSRLMRYEYYGYPADFLFRYQKAVAATTEADVQRVAREYLKPEKLVTLVVGNQTAIQPPLTQLAASVTPIDVTIPSSQTQAQN, from the coding sequence ATGTTCAATTTTAAATTGAGGCTGGGTAAGAATAAGGGGCTATTTTATAGTTTGATTCTGGCTGTCACCTGTTTGTTGGTCAGTTTTAACTTTTCTTTGGCAGCGACGGCAGCAGCGAAGCATTATACTGAGTTGGAGCTTCCACCGTTACCTGAGATTAAGTTACCTAATAATGAGCGCTTTGTTCTCGACAACGGTTTGGTTGTGTATTTGATGGAGGATCATGATCTTCCGTTGGTGAATGGTACGGCGTTGATTCGGACAGGCGATCGCCTAGAACCAGCTGATAAAATTGGCTTGGCTGGTTTTACTGGTGCGGTGATGCGGACTGGGGGAACTCAGACGCATTCGGCGGATCAGCTTAATCAGATTTTGGAACAACGCGCCGCTTCTGTGGAAACTGGGATTGGTGAAGCTTCCGGTAGTGCTGGTTTTCAATCTCTGACTGAAGATTTAGAAACGGTGTTTGATTTGTTTGCCGAAGTGCTGCGAGAGCCTGTATTTGACGAAAAACAGTTAGAATTAGCAAAAACTCAGGCTAGGGGTGGTATCGCCCGCCGTAATGACGATCCAGAAGATATTGCGAGCCGAGAATTTCAGAAGTTAATTTATGGCAAAGATAGTCCCTATGCTCGCACACCCGAGTATGCGACGCTGGATAATATTTCTCGTGAGGATTTAGTCAAGTTTTACCAGGAATATTTTCATCCGAATAATATAATTTTGGGAATTGTGGGGGATTTTGAACCGCAAAAAATGCGATCGCTGATTCAAGCAAAGTTTGGTGATTGGAAACGTTCCCCTAAAATGACTCAACCCCAGTTATCAGAAGTAAAGCCAGCTAATACAGGTGGTGTATTTTTTGTCAATCAACCACAGCTAACTCAGAGTAGTGTATTGATGGGACATATCGGCGGTAAGTTTGACAATCCTGATTATGCGGCTTTGGATGTCTTGAATGGGGTATTAAATGGATTTGGTGGACGCTTATTAAACGAAGTGCGATCGCGCCAAGGATTAGCATACTCTGTATATGGCTACTGGAGTCCTCGCTTCGACTACCCAGGAATGTTTATCGCCGGGGGACAAACGCGATCGGATGCTACAGTCCAGTTTGTCCAAGCCTTACAGACTGAAATCAAGCGTATCCAAGCCCAACCCGTTACCGCCCAAGAACTAGCCTTTGCAAAAGAGTCCACCCTCAACTCCTTTGTATTCAACTTTCAAAACCCGGCTCAAACCCTATCACGATTGATGCGATACGAATATTATGGCTATCCGGCTGATTTCTTATTTCGCTATCAAAAAGCCGTAGCAGCCACCACAGAAGCTGACGTGCAACGGGTAGCACGAGAATACCTCAAACCAGAAAAACTGGTAACTCTCGTAGTGGGTAATCAGACAGCCATACAACCCCCATTGACACAACTAGCTGCATCAGTAACGCCCATAGATGTGACAATTCCCAGTTCACAAACACAAGCGCAGAATTAA
- a CDS encoding T3SS effector HopA1 family protein — MQLLDSLQTQLANIPEPLQTSIQDIIHKVEIVSHYCIKHPNYKSVELTEQAVSRFQKLPLDLQNKYLGVQLRSFLYGVYYNGSLKEDLNLASDGESKNVALNQDLENNSFLGVDIGFYDRLHESNRGEGYFSNDWLVVKEETDGALAVHKGGLTVHIERDIHLRQEDKAVTIGSLVPIKLPKNVVQNGFYMAVGNEAAHGDQEIVRIYFNLSPDGAVAVMDGLTTKLNALPISFTFKALYNPTDYGRCDSAVLYFDKHNYEVVRPVLERVYTENQSHFADSVPLFTKLLAPGLALAEEPNSKFTDRESFGMNRCQIIANALLDVWQQDNDTPAGRLESILKHFSMLEIELQCPYLNPHSEDIFTSLQF; from the coding sequence ATGCAACTATTAGATTCGCTACAAACACAACTAGCTAATATTCCTGAGCCTTTGCAGACATCAATACAAGACATTATTCATAAGGTTGAAATCGTTTCTCATTATTGTATTAAGCACCCAAACTATAAAAGCGTAGAATTAACTGAGCAAGCAGTTTCTCGCTTTCAAAAATTGCCTTTAGACCTCCAGAACAAGTATTTAGGTGTGCAACTGCGTAGTTTTCTTTATGGTGTCTACTATAACGGTTCTTTAAAAGAGGATCTCAATCTCGCATCAGATGGAGAGTCAAAAAATGTTGCATTAAATCAGGATTTAGAAAATAATAGCTTTTTGGGTGTAGATATCGGTTTTTATGACCGCTTACATGAAAGCAACAGAGGTGAAGGCTACTTCAGTAATGATTGGTTGGTAGTTAAAGAAGAAACAGATGGTGCTTTGGCTGTGCATAAGGGTGGTTTAACTGTACATATTGAGCGCGATATTCACTTACGACAAGAAGATAAAGCTGTAACTATCGGTAGTTTAGTTCCGATCAAATTGCCTAAAAATGTGGTACAAAATGGGTTCTATATGGCAGTTGGTAATGAAGCTGCTCATGGTGATCAAGAAATAGTACGGATTTACTTTAATTTATCTCCAGACGGTGCTGTGGCTGTGATGGATGGGTTGACTACAAAACTCAATGCTCTGCCAATTTCCTTCACGTTTAAAGCACTCTATAATCCTACTGATTATGGACGTTGTGATTCAGCAGTGCTTTACTTTGATAAACATAATTATGAAGTTGTTCGCCCAGTATTAGAAAGGGTATATACAGAAAATCAATCACATTTTGCTGATTCAGTGCCTTTGTTTACTAAATTACTTGCGCCGGGGTTAGCTCTGGCGGAAGAACCAAATAGCAAATTTACAGATAGGGAAAGTTTTGGGATGAACCGTTGTCAAATTATTGCTAATGCTTTGCTTGATGTTTGGCAGCAAGATAATGATACGCCAGCAGGTAGGTTAGAATCTATTCTGAAACATTTCTCTATGCTGGAAATTGAATTGCAATGTCCTTATCTCAATCCCCATTCTGAAGATATCTTTACTTCTTTGCAGTTTTAA
- a CDS encoding cation:proton antiporter, producing MTDLLMTTLISTPIKDPVPVFLMILGIMLIAPLLFEKIRLPGIVGLILAGVVVGPNGLGLLARDNTIVLLGTVGLLFLMFMAGLETSLDDMKYNADKAVIFGLATFLVPMVLGTGAMMAIGYDLLPAVLVASCFASHTLLALPVASKLGIMRSQVMTTTLGGTLITNILALLVLAVVVRAHEGNLTLQFWLFLIPSLIIYTFLILWGLPRLGRWFFQRFGHDEGAEFTFVLASLFVVSYAAELIQIEPIIGAFLAGVAITQLIPQLSPLMNRIQFIGNTLFVPFFLISVGMLVNPMILIQEPRSLVVSGVMVTVALGSKFIPAWGAGKLFGFNFDNIMVMFGLSVAQAASTLAAITVAYNIELVDQLTVNGTIAMILVTCVASPWVTAQWGQKIKPGEATTQNPKTGTIGDRVLVPVANPRTEDNLLQLAILLAKSAKGTLLPLHILLEQNSTISPEDKTRQNQLLSTAEMIAHAAVTNVTPIGRIDESIDKGIARVAEEQQASVIVCGWKGYSTYEENLFGGVIDKIVNRSSVPVLVSRFPLPIEHTGRVFIAFTTQQTYASSFKQSIELAKSLATELKATLQLLHVVAVRGATVELTGLELPPDTPILKVRGNFVRQVSRLLKSNDLLVLNGTVEQKTQLFSLLGHAPEAIARSHPQVAMIIAYFPQ from the coding sequence ATGACTGATTTATTAATGACTACCCTCATATCAACACCCATTAAAGACCCCGTACCTGTGTTTTTGATGATTTTGGGGATTATGCTCATCGCTCCCCTGTTATTTGAGAAAATTCGGCTACCTGGAATTGTGGGCTTAATTTTGGCTGGGGTCGTAGTCGGTCCCAATGGGCTGGGATTGTTGGCACGAGATAATACAATTGTGCTACTGGGTACAGTCGGTTTATTATTTCTCATGTTCATGGCGGGACTGGAAACTAGCCTGGATGACATGAAATATAATGCTGATAAGGCTGTGATCTTTGGCTTGGCTACTTTTCTAGTACCTATGGTATTGGGTACTGGAGCCATGATGGCTATCGGCTACGATTTATTGCCGGCTGTTTTGGTTGCATCCTGTTTCGCCTCCCATACCCTGCTAGCATTGCCTGTAGCCAGTAAACTGGGTATTATGCGATCGCAGGTAATGACTACCACTCTGGGAGGGACGTTAATCACTAATATTTTGGCACTTTTAGTGTTAGCGGTGGTGGTAAGAGCGCATGAAGGCAATTTAACTTTACAGTTTTGGCTATTTCTAATTCCCTCTCTGATTATCTACACCTTCCTGATTCTGTGGGGATTACCTCGCCTGGGACGTTGGTTTTTTCAACGCTTTGGACATGACGAAGGGGCAGAGTTTACCTTTGTTTTAGCTAGTTTGTTTGTTGTTTCCTACGCCGCAGAATTAATCCAAATTGAACCAATTATTGGGGCTTTTTTAGCTGGAGTTGCGATTACTCAACTGATACCGCAACTTAGCCCTTTAATGAATCGGATTCAATTTATCGGTAATACGCTGTTTGTGCCATTTTTCCTGATTTCTGTAGGGATGTTGGTTAATCCTATGATTTTAATTCAAGAACCGCGATCGCTTGTAGTATCAGGTGTGATGGTGACTGTTGCTCTTGGCTCTAAGTTTATCCCGGCTTGGGGTGCGGGTAAGTTATTTGGCTTCAATTTTGACAATATTATGGTGATGTTTGGGCTATCGGTAGCTCAAGCTGCTTCTACTCTAGCGGCGATTACTGTTGCTTATAATATCGAGTTGGTTGACCAATTAACTGTAAATGGCACTATCGCCATGATTTTAGTGACTTGTGTTGCTTCTCCTTGGGTGACAGCGCAATGGGGACAAAAAATTAAGCCCGGAGAAGCGACGACTCAAAACCCGAAGACAGGAACCATTGGCGATCGCGTTTTAGTCCCAGTTGCTAACCCCAGAACTGAAGATAATCTCCTACAGTTGGCAATTCTCCTGGCAAAATCCGCTAAAGGAACTCTGCTACCCCTCCACATTTTACTAGAGCAAAATTCCACTATTTCCCCAGAGGATAAAACCAGACAAAACCAATTATTATCAACTGCGGAAATGATTGCCCATGCTGCTGTTACCAATGTTACGCCCATTGGTCGCATTGATGAATCAATTGATAAGGGTATTGCCCGTGTAGCAGAAGAACAACAAGCTAGTGTGATTGTCTGCGGTTGGAAGGGTTACTCTACTTATGAGGAAAATTTATTTGGCGGTGTGATTGACAAAATTGTGAATCGCAGTTCTGTACCAGTTTTAGTCAGTCGATTCCCATTACCAATTGAACATACAGGGCGCGTCTTTATCGCTTTCACGACTCAACAGACTTACGCTAGTTCTTTTAAGCAAAGTATCGAATTAGCTAAAAGCCTGGCGACGGAACTCAAAGCCACCTTACAACTATTACACGTTGTAGCAGTCAGAGGTGCAACTGTGGAACTTACTGGTCTTGAACTACCGCCAGATACACCGATTCTCAAGGTGCGAGGTAATTTTGTCCGCCAAGTTTCTCGGTTACTCAAATCTAATGACCTGCTGGTGTTAAATGGTACTGTTGAACAAAAAACTCAGTTGTTTTCTCTTCTGGGTCATGCGCCGGAAGCGATCGCTCGTAGTCATCCTCAAGTAGCAATGATTATAGCGTATTTTCCTCAGTAG
- a CDS encoding NADP-dependent isocitrate dehydrogenase: MYDKIIPPTTGTKITFKNGEPIVPDNPIIPFIRGDGTGIDIWPATQKVLDAAVAKAYKGQRQISWFKVYAGDEACDLYGTYQYLPQDTLTAIKEYGVAIKGPLTTPVGGGIRSLNVALRQIFDLYACVRPCRYYAGTPSPHKNPEKLDVIVYRENTEDIYLGIEWKQGSEIGDRLIKILNEELIPATPEHGKKQIPLDAGIGIKPISKTGSQRLVRRAMKHALLLPKDKQQVTLVHKGNIMKYTEGAFRDWGYELVTSEFRSQCVTERESWILINKEKNPDISPEDNAREVDPGYDSLTPEKKAQIVQEVETVLSTIWETHGNGQWKAKIMVNDRIADSIFQQIQTRPDEYSILATMNLNGDYLSDAAAAIVGGLGMGPGANIGDACAVFEATHGTAPKHAGLDRINPGSVILSGVMMLEFMGWQEAADLVKKGLGQAIAHSQVTYDLARLLEPPVEPLKCSEFADAIIKHFD, from the coding sequence ATGTACGACAAGATTATCCCCCCCACAACTGGAACAAAAATCACCTTTAAAAATGGTGAACCGATTGTCCCTGATAATCCAATTATCCCCTTTATTCGGGGCGATGGCACAGGTATAGATATCTGGCCTGCTACCCAAAAGGTGCTAGATGCGGCGGTAGCTAAAGCATACAAAGGTCAGCGTCAAATCAGTTGGTTTAAGGTTTATGCTGGTGATGAAGCTTGTGATTTATACGGTACTTATCAGTATTTGCCTCAAGATACTTTAACAGCAATTAAAGAATATGGTGTAGCGATTAAGGGGCCTTTGACTACCCCCGTGGGCGGTGGGATTCGCTCTTTAAACGTGGCGCTACGGCAAATTTTTGATTTATATGCCTGTGTGCGTCCTTGCCGATATTATGCAGGTACACCCTCGCCTCACAAAAATCCTGAAAAACTGGATGTGATTGTTTATCGGGAAAATACGGAAGATATTTATTTGGGAATTGAGTGGAAGCAGGGAAGTGAAATCGGCGATCGCTTAATTAAAATTCTCAATGAAGAACTCATCCCTGCTACCCCAGAACATGGGAAAAAGCAGATTCCCCTCGATGCTGGTATTGGTATCAAACCCATCAGCAAAACAGGTTCTCAGCGCCTAGTACGCAGAGCGATGAAACACGCTTTGTTATTGCCTAAAGACAAGCAACAGGTAACACTGGTGCATAAGGGCAATATTATGAAGTATACTGAAGGCGCTTTCCGTGATTGGGGTTATGAATTAGTAACCAGTGAATTTCGCAGCCAATGCGTGACTGAACGGGAATCTTGGATTTTAATTAATAAAGAAAAAAATCCTGATATTTCCCCCGAAGATAACGCCCGTGAAGTTGACCCAGGTTATGATTCCCTGACACCAGAGAAAAAAGCGCAAATTGTCCAGGAAGTCGAAACTGTTCTCAGCACAATTTGGGAAACCCACGGAAACGGTCAATGGAAAGCCAAAATCATGGTCAATGACCGGATTGCTGATAGTATTTTTCAACAAATCCAAACCAGACCAGATGAGTATTCTATCCTCGCCACAATGAACTTAAACGGCGATTATTTGTCTGATGCGGCTGCGGCCATTGTCGGCGGTTTAGGCATGGGGCCAGGGGCAAATATAGGCGATGCCTGTGCCGTATTTGAAGCTACCCACGGGACTGCACCGAAACACGCTGGCTTAGATCGAATTAATCCCGGTTCTGTCATTCTTTCTGGTGTGATGATGCTGGAATTTATGGGTTGGCAAGAAGCCGCAGACCTGGTAAAAAAAGGTTTAGGACAGGCGATCGCTCATAGTCAAGTTACATACGATTTAGCCCGGTTACTAGAACCACCAGTAGAACCCTTAAAATGTTCTGAATTTGCCGACGCAATTATCAAACATTTCGATTAA
- a CDS encoding phosphotransferase: protein MPFLLSYQNVFDYLIPLGLCSEEERSLSNIELKPAKNFNLLLSLSEDKKLLVKQERHNREGKTAGEFVQEWRIHGFLQQNPELSYVRPLLSEAVHFDAENSIIIFNYLKNYRDVADFYTKENIYPTQVATKIGTILALIHRVSVQRPEYREFFENSQDGVTPEAPKLNQRMDRITPEIFGNVPSDGLKFFALYQRYDSLGQAIAQLGNSYTPYCLTHNDMKLNNILISLNWEDVNLNSSSSDESMIRLIDWERCSWGDPANDLGSLLASYLQLWLYSVVVGKGMEIEESLRLATTPLQTLRPSLAALVKAYLAEFPQILEDRPDFLQRVVQFCGLGLIQSIQATLQHEKTFGNPGISMLQVAKSLLCRPEASIPTIFGMDASDLTPKKYSSATKSH from the coding sequence ATGCCATTTTTATTAAGCTATCAAAATGTTTTTGATTACCTAATTCCCCTGGGATTATGTTCGGAAGAAGAACGTTCATTGAGTAATATTGAATTAAAACCTGCGAAAAACTTTAATTTATTACTCAGCTTATCAGAGGATAAAAAACTTCTAGTTAAGCAAGAGCGCCACAACCGAGAAGGAAAAACTGCGGGCGAGTTTGTGCAGGAATGGCGCATTCATGGGTTTTTGCAACAAAACCCAGAACTTAGCTATGTACGTCCTTTGCTTTCGGAAGCGGTACATTTTGATGCGGAAAATTCGATCATTATTTTCAACTATCTCAAGAATTATCGAGATGTGGCGGATTTCTACACTAAGGAGAATATTTATCCTACACAGGTGGCGACCAAAATTGGCACTATTCTGGCGTTAATTCATCGCGTCAGTGTTCAACGTCCTGAGTATCGGGAGTTCTTTGAAAATTCCCAGGATGGAGTAACTCCAGAGGCTCCTAAGCTCAATCAGAGAATGGATAGAATTACGCCGGAAATTTTTGGTAATGTTCCATCTGATGGGTTGAAATTCTTTGCTCTATATCAACGTTACGACAGTTTGGGTCAGGCGATCGCACAATTAGGAAATTCCTACACTCCCTACTGTTTGACTCATAACGACATGAAGCTGAACAACATTCTCATCTCCTTAAATTGGGAAGATGTGAATTTAAATAGCTCATCCTCAGACGAAAGCATGATTCGCTTAATTGACTGGGAACGCTGTTCTTGGGGAGACCCAGCTAACGATTTAGGCTCATTGCTCGCCAGCTACCTGCAATTGTGGCTGTATAGCGTAGTTGTCGGTAAAGGAATGGAAATTGAAGAATCTTTACGTTTAGCTACAACACCGTTACAAACACTCCGTCCTTCACTTGCTGCACTGGTTAAAGCTTATTTGGCTGAATTCCCCCAAATTCTAGAAGATCGTCCTGATTTCTTACAGCGAGTAGTGCAGTTTTGCGGTTTAGGCTTAATTCAATCTATTCAAGCCACACTCCAGCACGAAAAAACCTTTGGTAATCCTGGTATCAGTATGCTCCAAGTCGCCAAGAGTTTATTGTGTCGCCCAGAAGCATCTATACCAACTATTTTCGGTATGGATGCTTCGGATTTGACTCCCAAAAAATATTCATCTGCGACGAAGAGTCATTAG
- a CDS encoding GUN4 domain-containing protein — translation MTDQMILSGTADIDSLRQSLITGSVQVQQQIIPQLANLGDEGLDVLMEFLQQRREHPATWIDGKAYQVLYNSDAPQVKEFLLDCFPEGIVPLKSECGINYNPLQQLLAMQDFQAADLMSIQKMCELAGPMAVQRKWLYFTEVENAPIVDLQTINNLWLVHSEGKFGFSVQREIWLSLGKNWESLWPKIGWKSGNNWTRYPNQFTWDLSAPKGHLPLSNQLRGVRVMASLLSHPAWSKSTKN, via the coding sequence ATGACAGACCAAATGATTTTATCAGGCACTGCTGACATCGACTCCCTTCGACAATCGTTAATCACTGGGTCTGTTCAAGTCCAACAGCAAATCATCCCACAGTTGGCTAACTTGGGCGACGAGGGATTAGATGTGTTGATGGAATTTTTACAGCAACGACGTGAACACCCAGCGACTTGGATCGATGGTAAAGCTTACCAAGTCCTCTATAACTCTGATGCACCTCAAGTTAAAGAATTTCTGCTTGACTGTTTTCCTGAAGGAATTGTACCTCTAAAATCAGAGTGCGGGATTAATTATAATCCTTTGCAACAGTTACTGGCTATGCAAGACTTCCAAGCTGCTGATCTCATGAGTATCCAAAAAATGTGTGAACTAGCAGGGCCAATGGCTGTACAAAGAAAATGGTTATATTTTACGGAAGTCGAAAACGCCCCAATTGTTGACTTACAAACGATTAACAACCTCTGGTTAGTCCATTCAGAAGGTAAATTTGGCTTTTCGGTACAGCGCGAAATTTGGTTGAGTTTAGGCAAAAACTGGGAAAGTTTATGGCCGAAAATTGGCTGGAAAAGCGGTAATAACTGGACACGCTACCCAAACCAGTTTACCTGGGATTTGAGCGCCCCTAAAGGTCATTTACCCCTGTCTAATCAACTGCGGGGGGTACGGGTCATGGCTTCGTTATTGTCTCACCCTGCTTGGTCTAAGAGTACCAAAAATTGA
- the mtnA gene encoding S-methyl-5-thioribose-1-phosphate isomerase — protein sequence MLYPVIWQNDSVSLIDQTRLPGEYTVVQIHRSEDMARAIKTMIVRGAPAIGVAAAYGMYLGAREITAENHHEFLSGLERVAELLRSTRPTAVNLFWAISRMMKTAYESLGTVAEIKEHLLQTAQGINAEDLQTCQAIGDHGLTALPSTPEKLRILTHCNAGALATAGYGTALGVVRSAWREGRLERVFADETRPRLQGAKLTAWECVQEGIPVTVITDSMAAHCMKQGLIHAVVVGADRIAANGDTANKIGTYSVAIAAQAHHIPFFVAAPFSTVDFALADGSKIPIEERHPEEIYQVGETMLTPSGVDFYNPAFDVTPAELITAIITENGAFTPGELAKSQPQPVG from the coding sequence ATGCTTTATCCTGTTATTTGGCAAAATGATTCGGTTTCTTTGATTGATCAAACTCGTTTACCTGGTGAGTATACTGTGGTGCAGATTCACCGTAGTGAGGATATGGCACGGGCGATTAAGACGATGATTGTCAGAGGTGCGCCTGCTATTGGGGTGGCTGCTGCTTATGGTATGTATCTGGGGGCGCGGGAAATTACGGCGGAAAATCACCATGAGTTTTTATCAGGTTTGGAAAGGGTGGCCGAGTTGTTGCGTTCTACTCGCCCCACAGCAGTTAATTTATTTTGGGCGATTAGCCGGATGATGAAAACTGCTTACGAAAGTTTGGGAACTGTGGCGGAAATTAAAGAGCATCTTTTGCAAACAGCCCAAGGGATTAATGCTGAGGATTTACAAACCTGTCAGGCGATTGGTGATCATGGTTTGACAGCGTTACCTAGCACTCCTGAAAAGCTGCGGATTCTGACTCACTGCAATGCTGGGGCGTTGGCTACGGCTGGTTATGGTACGGCTTTGGGTGTTGTCCGTTCTGCGTGGCGGGAAGGGCGTTTAGAACGTGTGTTTGCTGATGAAACTCGTCCTCGGTTACAAGGGGCAAAACTTACGGCTTGGGAATGTGTTCAAGAAGGTATTCCCGTTACGGTAATTACTGATAGCATGGCGGCTCATTGTATGAAGCAGGGTTTAATTCATGCTGTAGTTGTGGGTGCTGACCGCATTGCTGCTAATGGTGATACTGCGAATAAAATTGGGACTTATAGTGTAGCGATCGCAGCTCAAGCCCATCATATCCCTTTCTTTGTGGCAGCTCCTTTTTCTACCGTCGATTTTGCCTTAGCTGATGGTAGCAAAATTCCCATTGAGGAGCGTCACCCAGAGGAAATCTACCAAGTGGGCGAGACTATGCTGACACCTTCGGGGGTTGATTTTTACAATCCTGCTTTTGATGTTACCCCTGCTGAGTTAATTACGGCTATAATTACGGAAAATGGGGCATTTACTCCTGGTGAGTTGGCAAAATCTCAGCCTCAGCCAGTCGGTTAA